Genomic segment of Ignavibacteria bacterium:
GAGGAATCTGAAAAAGATGACACAACAGTATTTGGAATTGGTTTAGGATTAGCGTTTAATACTTCACCCAAGAATATTTTTGTAATATCTCCACGTGTTGGTATTAGTGAAGGAACTACAACTTTTGGCGTTGGATTAAGTTTTATTCTTGGAACAAATTAAATTTGCATATAACCAGCCAATCAACCCGACCGCCTTTTCGCATTCGGCAGTTTTAATATTTTTGGCTTGGTTGTTCCGTTACAAGTTTGTTGTTCAAAGTAGTTCTATTAATTAACATTGTTGCAAACTGCACTTGCGAAGAAAGATAAGTGTAGTTTGCTAAATTATTGGCTTTGTCGTTTTAATCTGCATTGCTGTTATGGGCGGCGGGTTATCGGCAACGTCGTTAGGTTGCACAGAAAAATTATATGTATGAAATAATTATAATATTAATACTAGTTGTGATTAATGGTTTTTTAGCAATGAGTGAAATTGCATTTGTTTCAGCCAAACGTTTTAAATTGGAAGAAAAAGCAAAAAAAGGAAGTGAGTCTGCTAAGAAAGCATTGTTCCTGCTAAGTGAACCTGAAAAATTTCTCTCGGCTGTGCAGATTGGCATTACATTAGTGGGAATTCTTGCTGGAGCATTTGGCGGATATGCAATGGCTGAAGACTTAACACCATATATAAGTCAAATAGAATATTTAAAATCCTATTCTATTGAAATTTCCTTCGCAATCATTGTTACAACAATTACTTACTTATCTTTAGTTATAGGTGAACTTGTTCCTAAAAGTATAGCACTTAACAATCCAGAAAAAATTACTTTATTAATGGCATCACTTATGTTTTTTCTTGCAAAAGCATTTGCCCCATTTGTTTGGCTCCTGAGTGTATCAACAAGGTTTATAATATTTCTTTTTCGCATAAAAAAAAGTGAAGAACCACCTGTATCAGAAGATGAGTTAAAATCTTTATTAGAATTCGGAAAGTTGCACGGCACATTTGAAAATGAAGAAACAGAAATGATAAAAAAAATTTTTAGTTTTAATGATAAACGAGTTTTAGAAATAATGGTTCCAAGAACAGAAATTGAATGGATAGATATATCAATGACAAATCAAGAAGTATTAGATTTTATTTCTTCGCATCATTATTCAAAATATGTGGTTTGTGAAAACAATATTGACCACACGCTTGGAATTCTGGAATCAAAAGAATTTTTGCTCAACTATAATATTAACCATAGCTTTGATTTACGCACAACCCTAAATGATATTTTGTTTGTGCCTTCATCTATTTATTCAATTGAGTTATTTGAAAAGTTCCGCATTTATAAAACAAATATTGCTTTAATAATAGATGAATATGGTGGCACACAAGGACTTATCACATTGCACGATTTAATTGAGAATATTGCCGGAGATATACCGGAAAAATTTGATATAACTGAGCCTGAAATATTTGAAAGGAAAGATAAATCATATTTGGTTGATGGTTCAATTGAAGTAAAAAAAATATCCGAACATCTACTTATTGAATTTTCTGCAAAAGATTATACAACACTTGGTGGCTTTTTAATGAAGCGACTTGGGAAAATACCTGAATTAGGTGATATAGTGACCTATGGTATATATAAATTTGAAGTTATTGATATGGATGGGAAAAGAGTGGATAAAGTTCTTATAAAAAAAGTAGATAGTTTATGAAGAGCAACCTAACCAGTGCATCAAGCCGACAGCGT
This window contains:
- a CDS encoding HlyC/CorC family transporter translates to MYEIIIILILVVINGFLAMSEIAFVSAKRFKLEEKAKKGSESAKKALFLLSEPEKFLSAVQIGITLVGILAGAFGGYAMAEDLTPYISQIEYLKSYSIEISFAIIVTTITYLSLVIGELVPKSIALNNPEKITLLMASLMFFLAKAFAPFVWLLSVSTRFIIFLFRIKKSEEPPVSEDELKSLLEFGKLHGTFENEETEMIKKIFSFNDKRVLEIMVPRTEIEWIDISMTNQEVLDFISSHHYSKYVVCENNIDHTLGILESKEFLLNYNINHSFDLRTTLNDILFVPSSIYSIELFEKFRIYKTNIALIIDEYGGTQGLITLHDLIENIAGDIPEKFDITEPEIFERKDKSYLVDGSIEVKKISEHLLIEFSAKDYTTLGGFLMKRLGKIPELGDIVTYGIYKFEVIDMDGKRVDKVLIKKVDSL